The following proteins are co-located in the Trichomycterus rosablanca isolate fTriRos1 chromosome 14, fTriRos1.hap1, whole genome shotgun sequence genome:
- the bdh2 gene encoding dehydrogenase/reductase SDR family member 6, translating to MGRLDGKVVVLSAAAQGIGRAAALAFAKEGAQVIATDVNGGKLKELDGTPGIKTKVVDVTKKDQVEALAKEFDHVDVLFNVAGFVHHGTILDCEEADWDFTMNLNVRSMYLMIKAFLPKMLARKSGNIINMSSVASSIKGVVNRCVYSTSKAAVIGLTKSVAADFLEQGIRCNCICPGTVDTPSLRERIQARPDPEQAFKDFMARQKIGRMCTADEVAQLCVYLASDESSYVTGAEHIIDGGWSL from the exons ATGGGCAGATTGGATGGCAAAGTTGTAGTCTTGTCTGCGGCTGCCCAGGGAATCGGCAGAGCTGCTGCTTTG GCCTTTGCTAAGGAAGGAGCTCAAGTCATTGCTACAGACGTCAATGGAGGGAAACTGAAAGAACTGGACGGCACTCCAG GGATCAAGACTAAAGTGGTGGATGTAACCAAAAAAGACCAAGTAGAAGCGCTGGCTAAGGAGTTTGACCACGTTGATGTCCTGTTCAATGTGGCGGG GTTTGTGCATCATGGGACGATTCTGGATTGTGAGGAGGCTGACTGGGACTTCACCATGAACCTGAATGTGCGCAGCATGTACCTCATGATCAAAGCCTTCCTACCCAAG ATGCTGGCTCGCAAATCTGGAAATATCATTAATATGTCATCTGTGGCATCAAGCATCAAAG GTGTCGTGAACAGATGTGTTTACAGCACATCTAAAGCTGCCGTGATTGGACTGACCAAGTCGGTGGCTGCAGATTTCCTTGAACAAGGCATCCGCTGCAACTGCATCTGTCCAG GAACTGTTGATACCCCATCACTAAGAGAAAGAATACAAGCCAGACCTGATCCTGAACAG GCTTTTAAGGACTTCATGGCGAGGCAGAAGATAGGCAGGATGTGCACAGCGGATGAAGTGGCTCAACTGTGTGTCTATCTGGCCTCAGATGAG TCTTCATATGTAACAGGGGCTGAACACATTATTGATGGAGGATGGAGCCTCTAA